From the Verrucomicrobiota bacterium genome, one window contains:
- a CDS encoding HNH endonuclease — protein sequence MGIYLNHQVLVLNRLWQAVNVCSARRALTLLFQGHAEVVVGDDDGAFETFDFSEWRDFSEREPHAESITTVSFRIRVPRVIMLMVFDKLPRKEVKFTRHNIFERDRNTCQFCGQIFDRKDLNLDHVIPRDRGGPTTWENIVCSCIPCNTRKGNRTPAEAGLRLIRKPKRPKWRPFVQLNVSLECHESWKHFLDLAYWNVELGEQ from the coding sequence ATGGGCATCTACCTGAACCATCAAGTGCTCGTGCTCAACCGGCTCTGGCAGGCGGTGAACGTCTGCTCGGCCCGGCGCGCGCTGACGCTGTTGTTCCAAGGCCACGCCGAGGTCGTCGTCGGCGACGATGACGGCGCGTTTGAGACCTTCGACTTTTCGGAGTGGCGTGATTTTTCAGAACGCGAACCGCACGCCGAGTCCATCACCACGGTGTCCTTCCGGATTCGCGTTCCGCGCGTGATCATGCTGATGGTGTTCGACAAGCTCCCGCGCAAGGAGGTCAAGTTCACGCGGCACAACATCTTCGAGCGCGACCGCAATACGTGCCAGTTTTGCGGTCAGATCTTCGACCGGAAGGATCTGAACCTGGACCACGTCATCCCGCGCGACCGCGGCGGGCCAACGACGTGGGAGAACATCGTCTGCTCGTGCATTCCGTGCAACACGCGCAAGGGAAACCGCACGCCGGCGGAGGCGGGGCTGCGGCTGATCCGGAAACCCAAGCGCCCGAAGTGGCGGCCGTTCGTGCAACTGAACGTGAGCTTGGAATGCCACGAAAGCTGGAAGCACTTCCTCGACCTCGCCTACTGGAACGTGGAGTTGGGAGAACAGTGA
- a CDS encoding zinc-binding dehydrogenase, whose translation MFKLPKVMRAVVYRGVNDLRLETLPVPRITSAEILVRVAVCGVCPTDIKKIQHGTVAPPRVFGHETSGTIVRVGARVRGLREGDRVALHHHVPCLDCHACRHGAFAQCAQYKRTGITAGFEPAGGGYAEFVRVLPFCLPGVVKVPPRNTFDEGAMLEPVNTVLKAVHRLSLQRGDSVWVAGQGPIGLLFTRLLALRGIRVLASDRAEARLALAAKFGARLVLGADDPDFETQLDLATASNGLDAAVLAVPVDALVTRALQLVRGGGAVMLFAHTQRGSAIGVDPAAVCVDERSLVGSYSADVTLQKEVARLVFSRRLDVRGLVTHRFPLARTADAVRLAANPSVDSLKVVVAADTT comes from the coding sequence GTGTTCAAGCTGCCCAAGGTGATGCGCGCCGTCGTTTACCGGGGCGTGAACGACCTGCGCCTCGAAACCCTTCCCGTGCCGCGGATCACCTCGGCTGAAATCCTCGTGCGCGTCGCGGTGTGCGGCGTCTGCCCGACGGACATCAAAAAAATCCAGCACGGGACCGTCGCGCCGCCGCGTGTGTTCGGGCACGAAACGTCCGGCACCATCGTCAGGGTCGGCGCGCGGGTGCGCGGCTTGCGCGAGGGCGACCGCGTGGCGCTTCATCACCACGTGCCCTGCCTCGATTGCCACGCGTGCCGGCACGGCGCGTTTGCCCAGTGCGCGCAATACAAGCGGACCGGCATTACCGCGGGCTTCGAACCGGCGGGCGGCGGCTATGCGGAGTTCGTGCGCGTCCTGCCGTTCTGCCTGCCCGGCGTGGTGAAGGTGCCGCCCCGAAACACGTTCGACGAGGGCGCGATGCTCGAACCGGTGAACACCGTGCTCAAGGCCGTCCACCGGCTCAGCTTGCAGCGCGGCGACTCCGTGTGGGTGGCAGGCCAGGGGCCGATCGGGCTGCTGTTCACCCGGCTGCTCGCGCTGCGCGGCATCCGCGTGCTGGCAAGCGATCGTGCGGAAGCGCGCCTCGCCCTTGCCGCCAAGTTCGGCGCGCGCTTAGTCCTGGGCGCGGACGACCCGGATTTCGAAACCCAACTGGACCTTGCGACGGCCAGCAACGGCCTCGACGCGGCCGTGCTGGCGGTTCCGGTGGACGCGCTCGTGACCCGCGCCCTGCAACTTGTCCGCGGGGGCGGCGCGGTGATGCTCTTCGCGCACACCCAACGGGGTTCTGCGATTGGCGTGGACCCCGCGGCAGTCTGTGTGGATGAAAGGTCCCTGGTCGGGAGCTACTCGGCGGACGTGACCTTGCAGAAGGAGGTCGCCCGGCTGGTGTTCTCCCGCCGGCTCGACGTTCGAGGGTTGGTGACCCACCGCTTTCCATTGGCGCGGACGGCCGACGCGGTGCGACTGGCCGCAAATCCCTCGGTGGATTCACTCAAGGTGGTTGTCGCCGCCGATACGACCTAG